Proteins encoded together in one Pontiella desulfatans window:
- a CDS encoding response regulator: MAKGKTTTVLVVDDNALLRLGLTETISIEPGLEPVGAAANSEEALRLVRKLKPDVVTMDYQMPGESGIECTRKILAEFPETKVVLLSVFDSEEDIWKAVQAGVKGYLTKKAGEVEDVLEAIQEIAAGGTYFPAGIAQKLERRRGKESLTPREMQVLTELANGLSNKEIAEVLKISMPTVKLHIVNLREKLDAADRTQAVVHAFKRGILHLNSQ, translated from the coding sequence ATGGCCAAGGGGAAAACAACGACGGTGTTGGTGGTGGACGACAACGCCCTGCTGCGGCTGGGGCTGACGGAAACCATTTCGATTGAACCGGGCCTTGAACCGGTGGGGGCGGCGGCGAACAGCGAGGAGGCGTTGCGGCTGGTTCGCAAGCTCAAGCCGGACGTCGTTACGATGGACTACCAGATGCCCGGCGAAAGCGGGATCGAATGCACCCGCAAGATCCTGGCCGAATTCCCGGAAACGAAAGTGGTGCTGCTCTCCGTGTTCGACTCGGAAGAGGATATCTGGAAGGCGGTGCAGGCCGGCGTGAAGGGCTATCTCACCAAAAAAGCCGGCGAGGTGGAGGACGTGCTCGAGGCCATTCAGGAGATCGCGGCGGGGGGAACCTATTTCCCGGCGGGCATTGCCCAGAAGCTCGAACGCCGCCGCGGCAAGGAAAGCCTCACGCCCCGCGAAATGCAGGTGCTGACCGAGCTGGCCAATGGCTTGAGCAACAAGGAGATTGCCGAAGTGCTCAAGATCTCGATGCCCACGGTGAAGCTGCATATTGTTAACCTTCGCGAAAAACTCGATGCCGCCGACCGCACCCAGGCGGTTGTCCATGCGTTCAAGCGGGGCATCCTTCATCTGAATTCCCAATAA
- a CDS encoding Gfo/Idh/MocA family protein, with protein MNLSRRTSLFAGGAVSACSLIPGKVLGANEKVNVAWIGVGGRGNRLLSNFERSGVMNVVALCDVDLKSSFVDEAKARFPKAYLYDDWRKLFDEKANAFDAVMVMVPDHSHFPVTMAAMALGKHVYTEKPLARTFQEIELMTQAAQRHGVVNQMGNQGFSGDNYFQFKAWKEAGVIQNVRHVDAFINNGFAWYPHHYDAKKAITGWPVGEPMPEHINWDAWMGTTPEHPYSTLYSRNKWRGWQQYGTGAFGDWGAHIFDTMHHFLEFGMPESIEVKTLKNKHELIFPEASTLGFKFPARNGLPAMTVDYYDGWNNLPPVPKEFEGREHDFHKDPGKFIFTDDLVFYGKHHGDPLQVVPYDRMREMLKAGELPRKWEDHSDHYANFLLACKGVEKARSPFSIAGPLSQFLILGSIAQRIGNPGETLAFDRAKNRFSNNDLANGLLKDTPRKGWEQYYEL; from the coding sequence ATGAATCTATCCAGAAGAACAAGCTTATTTGCGGGCGGCGCGGTTTCCGCCTGCTCGCTGATTCCCGGCAAGGTGCTGGGCGCAAACGAAAAGGTGAATGTTGCCTGGATCGGCGTCGGCGGGCGCGGCAACCGGCTGCTCAGCAACTTCGAGCGCTCCGGGGTGATGAACGTGGTGGCCCTGTGCGACGTCGATCTGAAGTCCAGTTTTGTCGACGAGGCGAAAGCCCGTTTCCCGAAGGCATACCTCTACGACGACTGGCGCAAGCTGTTCGACGAAAAGGCCAACGCGTTCGATGCGGTGATGGTGATGGTGCCGGACCACTCCCACTTTCCGGTCACGATGGCGGCCATGGCGCTGGGCAAGCATGTCTACACCGAAAAGCCGCTGGCCCGCACCTTCCAGGAAATCGAATTGATGACCCAGGCCGCGCAACGCCACGGCGTGGTCAACCAGATGGGCAACCAGGGCTTTTCCGGCGACAACTATTTCCAGTTCAAGGCGTGGAAGGAAGCCGGCGTGATCCAGAACGTCCGCCATGTGGATGCCTTCATCAACAACGGGTTCGCCTGGTATCCGCACCACTACGATGCCAAAAAGGCCATCACCGGCTGGCCGGTCGGCGAGCCGATGCCGGAGCACATCAACTGGGATGCCTGGATGGGAACCACTCCGGAGCATCCGTACAGCACGCTCTATTCCCGCAACAAGTGGCGCGGCTGGCAACAGTACGGTACCGGTGCGTTCGGCGACTGGGGCGCGCATATCTTCGACACCATGCACCACTTCCTCGAGTTCGGCATGCCGGAGTCGATCGAAGTGAAGACCCTTAAAAATAAACACGAGCTGATCTTCCCGGAGGCTTCGACGCTCGGTTTCAAGTTTCCCGCGCGCAACGGCCTGCCGGCCATGACGGTGGACTACTACGACGGTTGGAATAACCTGCCGCCGGTTCCGAAGGAGTTCGAAGGGCGCGAGCACGACTTCCACAAGGATCCCGGCAAGTTCATCTTCACGGACGATCTCGTCTTCTACGGCAAGCATCACGGCGACCCGCTGCAGGTTGTTCCCTACGACCGGATGCGCGAAATGCTCAAGGCGGGGGAGCTGCCCAGGAAATGGGAGGACCATTCCGACCACTACGCCAACTTTCTGCTGGCCTGCAAGGGCGTGGAAAAGGCGCGCTCCCCGTTTTCAATTGCCGGCCCGTTGTCGCAGTTCCTCATCCTCGGCTCCATTGCCCAGCGCATCGGCAACCCGGGCGAGACGCTGGCGTTCGACCGGGCGAAGAACCGCTTCAGCAACAACGACCTCGCGAACGGTTTGCTCAAGGACACCCCGCGCAAGGGTTGGGAGCAATATTATGAACTGTAG
- a CDS encoding fibronectin type III domain-containing protein, which yields MRKQTRSLMVLAGLAVAAQGQTIFERSAGSYTGGQELAGQNNWTQLLNHDTNGVPVVSNQLGGVTFSVDNSAWLINDAASDNAFLVETNGSYVYLDEVSAGNELYSEWTGTMDFSFSFPAATYAAGELPNANFFTIGLTDSTTNGLSEFQQDDVCMFLRYRANNRLDMQLQTEQDADLRIFQTPSDATTYAEPAVLLGMNPQTGDCQSDELRLTWTIRKSTDGAYSAWGSVSNLSSGVWIDDIRTNGLGGNVVSTAGKDKSAAVYASSSPVLAMGRLGSAYQEPFTVAGNGLVDMDINDLTVVKSIVAPALTAPANGSAVAYDSQVTISWEAAAEATGYEVFRATASGGYAAAFTNLAGLSVVDAGLANGTDYFYVVQAVYPGFPNSTNSTEVSATPVAIFTGGLIDTSFTSAEGYSNGDLAGQQGWEAATGTDPNAFNITNATTTGEASTLGNGFGNTNYIGNAVYLDKLMDNLADDTLEGSMEFQVQTYLADGQTVATLLNADILSFGLTSDANSAHVAWDGDKALMLVRLVADGNIAVLFTTENSDASTKLAELQREDLGWDPEDEDADGVTTDDLVSETITLDWSIRKTRESGVYQAKATLGSSTATNTSLAYYTSTKQDMYDSAASRFTLGHYRNAWKTNGTLTNKADVVLEALSLTHTNYPPEVTAPEGVTTLGGDRSVTVSWPSTLEATSYDVLFAEQSGGSQRVIASVSDQTYFDSPRFNGVTNWYTVRANFDAGSADSAEVPGVPFASIKQIDWFGDQTGGKDNISTGQFGLDQTTGLSTNGGMMFLDYTSAPLLSGSVNAKYVNVPLYAIVQNNTVGPDISNGKGAAGLEVQTKTSNGLASDDLDLWANGSAMNLLAYIQTADWSDAEATVDITTDTHSVSLANKLNTGTLRLAIRNNGLWYAHETAVANGTQNIPAGRLDVANLYDENWAAIGAAGVVDPGTLLADPGAFDKTHNDSFTAVDAIGWLYVGATGSRMKVYELSYSSSGSVPSVDYWAGENGVTNLNEDIDGDLLSNLKEYAFGGDPNNGADVGTLPSFTAANLDGVDGFVVVHVELRDPAPGVGYSLERTLNLAIPSWADDPAAEELGTENIDYYFKAVTNFIPADAAAKFLDLKVNEL from the coding sequence ATGAGGAAACAAACCCGATCCCTAATGGTGCTGGCGGGCTTGGCCGTAGCGGCCCAGGGGCAAACGATATTCGAGCGTTCCGCCGGGAGTTATACCGGCGGGCAGGAGCTTGCGGGGCAGAACAACTGGACGCAGCTGCTCAACCACGACACCAACGGGGTGCCGGTTGTCTCGAACCAACTCGGCGGGGTGACGTTCAGCGTGGATAACAGTGCCTGGTTGATAAACGACGCGGCCAGCGACAACGCCTTCTTGGTGGAAACCAACGGCAGCTATGTCTATCTGGATGAAGTATCCGCCGGCAACGAGCTCTACAGCGAGTGGACGGGGACGATGGACTTCAGCTTCAGCTTTCCGGCAGCCACCTATGCGGCCGGAGAACTGCCGAATGCCAACTTTTTCACCATAGGGTTGACCGATTCCACCACGAACGGCTTGAGCGAGTTCCAGCAAGACGATGTCTGCATGTTCCTGCGCTACCGGGCCAACAACCGCCTCGATATGCAGTTGCAAACCGAGCAGGACGCCGACCTCAGAATTTTCCAGACGCCTTCCGATGCAACCACCTATGCCGAGCCTGCCGTTCTTCTTGGGATGAATCCGCAAACCGGAGACTGCCAGTCGGACGAACTCCGTTTAACCTGGACGATTCGCAAATCCACCGACGGAGCCTATTCCGCCTGGGGCAGCGTCTCGAATCTTAGTAGCGGGGTGTGGATCGATGATATCCGCACGAACGGCCTTGGTGGCAACGTGGTTTCCACGGCCGGGAAAGATAAATCCGCGGCGGTCTATGCTTCGTCCAGTCCGGTCTTGGCCATGGGGCGCCTGGGCAGTGCCTACCAGGAACCGTTTACGGTCGCCGGCAACGGCTTGGTCGATATGGATATCAACGATCTGACCGTCGTGAAATCCATTGTTGCCCCCGCGCTGACGGCTCCGGCAAACGGTTCCGCCGTTGCCTACGATTCGCAGGTTACCATCAGCTGGGAAGCCGCGGCGGAAGCCACGGGCTATGAGGTGTTCCGGGCCACGGCCAGCGGTGGCTATGCCGCGGCATTCACCAACCTGGCCGGCCTTTCGGTGGTGGATGCGGGGCTGGCCAACGGCACGGACTATTTCTACGTGGTTCAAGCGGTCTATCCGGGTTTCCCGAACTCGACCAACTCCACGGAAGTTTCCGCCACGCCGGTTGCCATCTTCACCGGCGGCCTCATCGACACCTCCTTTACTTCCGCCGAGGGCTATTCCAATGGCGACCTCGCCGGCCAGCAGGGCTGGGAAGCGGCAACCGGAACCGATCCCAACGCCTTCAACATCACCAACGCCACCACAACCGGCGAGGCCTCGACCCTCGGAAACGGGTTCGGGAACACCAACTATATCGGCAACGCGGTTTATCTCGATAAGCTGATGGACAACCTGGCCGACGATACCCTGGAAGGTTCCATGGAGTTCCAGGTGCAGACCTATCTGGCCGACGGGCAGACCGTTGCAACGCTGCTGAACGCCGACATCCTGTCGTTCGGGCTCACGTCCGACGCAAACAGCGCGCACGTTGCGTGGGACGGCGACAAGGCCTTGATGCTGGTGCGCCTGGTGGCCGATGGCAACATCGCCGTGCTCTTCACCACGGAAAACTCCGATGCATCGACGAAGCTGGCGGAGCTCCAGCGCGAAGACCTCGGCTGGGATCCCGAAGACGAAGACGCGGACGGCGTGACGACCGACGACCTCGTCTCGGAAACCATCACCCTCGACTGGAGCATCCGCAAAACCCGCGAGTCGGGGGTCTACCAGGCCAAGGCCACGCTCGGTTCCTCGACGGCCACCAACACGAGCCTCGCCTACTACACCTCCACGAAGCAAGACATGTACGACAGCGCGGCTTCCAGGTTCACGCTGGGGCACTACCGCAACGCGTGGAAGACCAACGGCACCCTCACGAACAAGGCGGACGTGGTTCTCGAGGCCCTCAGCCTGACGCACACCAACTATCCGCCGGAAGTCACCGCTCCGGAGGGGGTGACCACGCTAGGCGGGGATCGAAGCGTTACCGTCAGCTGGCCGTCCACCCTGGAGGCAACCAGCTACGACGTGCTGTTTGCCGAACAGTCCGGTGGTTCGCAGCGTGTGATCGCCAGTGTGTCCGACCAGACCTATTTCGACTCGCCGCGCTTTAACGGCGTAACCAACTGGTACACGGTTCGCGCAAACTTCGATGCCGGATCCGCGGACTCCGCGGAAGTGCCCGGCGTGCCGTTTGCCTCGATCAAGCAGATCGATTGGTTCGGCGACCAAACCGGCGGCAAGGACAATATCTCGACGGGGCAGTTCGGGCTGGACCAGACGACCGGCCTGTCGACGAACGGCGGCATGATGTTCCTCGACTACACCTCGGCGCCCCTGCTTTCGGGTTCGGTGAATGCCAAGTATGTCAATGTGCCGCTCTATGCCATCGTGCAGAACAACACGGTGGGGCCGGACATCTCCAACGGGAAGGGGGCGGCCGGCCTCGAGGTCCAGACCAAGACATCCAACGGACTGGCCAGCGACGACCTGGATCTCTGGGCGAACGGTTCGGCAATGAACCTGCTGGCCTACATCCAGACGGCCGACTGGTCCGATGCGGAGGCGACGGTGGACATTACCACCGACACCCATTCCGTATCGCTGGCCAACAAGCTGAATACGGGAACCCTGCGCTTGGCGATCCGCAACAACGGGCTGTGGTATGCGCACGAAACCGCGGTTGCGAACGGAACCCAGAACATTCCCGCAGGCCGACTCGATGTGGCCAACCTCTACGACGAAAATTGGGCGGCGATCGGTGCGGCCGGCGTGGTGGATCCGGGGACGCTGCTGGCCGATCCGGGCGCGTTCGACAAAACCCACAACGACTCGTTCACGGCCGTGGACGCCATCGGCTGGTTGTATGTCGGCGCAACCGGTAGCCGCATGAAGGTTTACGAGCTGTCCTACAGTTCATCGGGATCGGTTCCGTCGGTCGATTACTGGGCGGGCGAAAACGGGGTCACGAACCTCAACGAGGACATCGATGGCGACCTGCTCTCGAACCTGAAGGAATATGCCTTTGGCGGCGATCCGAACAACGGCGCCGATGTGGGTACGCTGCCAAGCTTCACGGCGGCCAACCTGGATGGAGTCGATGGCTTCGTGGTGGTTCACGTCGAGCTGCGCGATCCGGCGCCGGGCGTCGGCTACTCGCTGGAACGAACGCTGAACCTGGCCATCCCGTCGTGGGCGGACGATCCGGCCGCGGAAGAACTCGGTACGGAGAACATCGACTATTACTTCAAGGCGGTCACGAACTTCATTCCGGCCGACGCCGCCGCGAAGTTCCTCGATCTGAAGGTCAACGAACTATAG
- a CDS encoding beta propeller repeat protein — protein MRNRLGLCVVSLAGWVLSSSAAVVWSEDFEGAALNAASGNNQTLPGTVLQTANSASGIIVDATTDSAAAAAFPLASGKFIRLSTDANAFTALRSSLNPIPFGQVPPTATYALTFDMYLPDNLAVAVGDFQPRFALDGAGGNGPTDASSEQHAAGQYHVAYAGPISDFIATDVNEVRPFIGIDQAGALLADYLYIDNIHLEITEEAEPPPPLNTAYFANLKANRVESTPLVKWKQFGPGMSGYIDKFWINNGDPDAMYTQLDMGNGHVTLNRGEYWTSYKEIDGNGLPGGITGIEFSYQDPDFGLMMAKEGIYSTTNRGRSWFFLLDIEPANSQMHSVLAVDPNNDAVWYIGAGQHWMIKDTHFTQSGLFYSTDGNYSSGFILKSTDKGQSWTKVTSVFPADSDFSKIIVDPRNSDVVYASNQHGVYKSTNGGADWALVPGHGQLPHNQPRDMGFYFDGADEFLLYVLEVTHYTPNGSTIDTSGGVFRSADGGANWEDLAGNLGIDMGIVGPSSYGYREKYFWAVGKWLETTTDDVKTNHPVFPTNTFSQFTRIAVDPTNKDRVYLSHNYKHDYAFPPGNIWMTENGGTNWIAAAREGPYWMNGTDQAYWQSRGQPLGMNANFAHVDREHRENDNTQSGPRFVFCNPLGDVYTAFAQQVMCSTDHGATWNQVDDDETFPGSGHWVGRGDCNLPGETFCLQTGTPGTYLWGSGEHGLWRNTDDGNLVYPGAIAVEQLTGQSISDNSPLSISTIATDPRNPNHVYMIPFRQDMRGELLFSDDGGDSWTTLSTPIVFPGANDVLDSRSLLIDHQDANNLYFCIPFSEWERWSGNFVNNGRKFDGDTETFGQGIYKSTNGGISFDMATNGIPANRSVYRLAMDQADPQILYAALNETHNGDPGGLYQTTDGGGQWNPLPIPSGIRSVNHVVVHANGGIYIACGDYNGSTGGGYVSQDGGASWHLLFDMPYLRHFVPSMADPDIIAVTVERNTTVGQRNPGLYVTIDGGANWHKINNRHGQPDGIRKVEPDPYDPDVLWMGNHGTGFFRADISPLKTGEPIPFFWDWMEENGQKGRLADADADGFDGPAEFVAGTDPDDGGSYLRADLAEGNRIAFESVEGRLYTIEVAGDLRSGWSVLTNGVAGTGGPLEFVDAGMASNRFYRVQVELP, from the coding sequence ATGAGAAACAGATTGGGATTATGCGTGGTTTCCCTTGCGGGATGGGTGTTGTCTTCTTCGGCCGCCGTGGTCTGGAGCGAGGATTTCGAGGGGGCGGCCTTGAACGCCGCCTCGGGCAACAACCAAACCCTGCCCGGCACCGTGCTGCAAACGGCGAACTCGGCGAGCGGAATCATTGTCGATGCAACCACCGATTCCGCGGCCGCCGCGGCCTTCCCTTTGGCTTCGGGAAAGTTCATCCGCCTTTCCACCGATGCCAATGCATTCACGGCGCTCCGCTCCAGCCTGAACCCGATCCCGTTTGGCCAGGTTCCGCCCACGGCGACCTATGCCCTGACGTTCGATATGTATCTGCCGGACAACCTGGCCGTCGCCGTCGGGGATTTCCAACCGCGTTTCGCGCTGGACGGCGCAGGGGGGAACGGCCCAACCGATGCTTCCTCAGAACAACATGCGGCCGGCCAGTACCACGTTGCCTATGCCGGGCCGATCTCGGATTTCATTGCAACGGACGTCAATGAGGTGCGGCCGTTCATCGGCATCGACCAGGCCGGGGCGTTGCTGGCCGACTATCTCTACATCGACAACATCCACTTGGAAATCACCGAGGAAGCAGAACCCCCGCCTCCGCTCAATACGGCCTATTTTGCCAACCTGAAGGCAAACCGCGTGGAATCGACCCCGTTGGTGAAGTGGAAGCAGTTCGGCCCCGGCATGTCGGGATACATCGACAAGTTCTGGATCAACAACGGCGATCCGGATGCCATGTATACCCAGCTCGACATGGGCAACGGGCACGTCACCCTGAACCGCGGCGAATACTGGACGAGCTACAAGGAGATCGATGGCAACGGGCTGCCGGGGGGCATCACCGGCATTGAGTTTTCCTACCAGGATCCCGACTTCGGACTGATGATGGCGAAGGAGGGGATCTATTCAACGACCAACCGCGGCCGCAGCTGGTTTTTTTTGCTGGATATCGAACCCGCCAACTCCCAGATGCACAGTGTGCTGGCGGTCGATCCGAACAACGACGCGGTGTGGTATATCGGGGCCGGCCAGCATTGGATGATCAAGGATACCCATTTCACCCAGAGCGGGTTGTTCTATTCCACGGACGGAAACTATTCCTCCGGGTTCATTCTCAAGTCCACCGACAAGGGCCAATCGTGGACAAAGGTTACTTCCGTGTTCCCGGCCGATTCGGACTTCAGCAAAATCATCGTGGACCCGCGTAATTCGGACGTCGTCTATGCCTCCAACCAGCATGGCGTCTATAAAAGCACCAATGGAGGGGCCGACTGGGCGCTGGTGCCGGGACACGGCCAGCTGCCGCACAACCAGCCGCGCGACATGGGGTTCTATTTCGACGGGGCCGATGAATTCCTGCTCTACGTGCTGGAGGTTACGCACTACACGCCCAACGGCAGCACCATCGATACCTCCGGCGGGGTGTTCCGCAGTGCCGACGGCGGCGCGAACTGGGAGGATCTAGCCGGCAACCTCGGCATCGACATGGGCATCGTCGGCCCCTCGTCCTATGGCTACCGGGAAAAATATTTCTGGGCGGTCGGCAAGTGGCTCGAGACGACTACGGACGATGTGAAAACCAACCATCCCGTCTTCCCGACGAACACCTTCAGCCAGTTCACCCGCATTGCGGTGGACCCCACCAACAAGGACCGCGTCTATCTTTCGCACAACTACAAGCACGACTATGCCTTCCCGCCCGGCAACATTTGGATGACCGAAAACGGCGGAACGAACTGGATCGCCGCCGCCCGCGAAGGGCCATACTGGATGAACGGGACGGACCAGGCCTACTGGCAGTCGCGCGGGCAACCCCTGGGCATGAACGCGAATTTCGCCCATGTGGATCGGGAGCATCGCGAAAACGACAACACCCAATCCGGCCCGCGTTTCGTCTTCTGCAATCCGCTGGGGGACGTCTACACCGCCTTTGCCCAGCAGGTGATGTGCTCCACCGACCACGGCGCAACCTGGAACCAGGTGGACGACGACGAAACGTTCCCGGGCAGCGGCCACTGGGTGGGGCGGGGCGACTGCAACCTGCCCGGCGAAACCTTCTGCCTGCAAACCGGAACTCCCGGCACCTACCTCTGGGGCAGTGGCGAACATGGTCTTTGGCGCAACACCGACGATGGAAACCTCGTCTATCCGGGCGCCATCGCCGTGGAGCAGCTCACCGGCCAAAGCATTTCAGACAACAGCCCGCTCTCCATTTCAACCATCGCCACCGATCCCCGGAACCCGAACCACGTCTACATGATTCCGTTCCGGCAGGATATGCGCGGCGAGCTGCTCTTCTCGGACGACGGCGGCGACTCGTGGACCACGCTTTCAACGCCGATTGTTTTTCCCGGAGCAAACGATGTGCTCGATTCCCGTTCGCTTTTGATCGACCACCAGGATGCGAACAACCTCTATTTCTGCATTCCGTTTTCGGAGTGGGAGCGCTGGTCGGGCAACTTCGTCAACAACGGGCGCAAGTTCGATGGGGATACGGAAACGTTCGGGCAGGGTATTTATAAATCCACCAATGGCGGCATCAGCTTCGACATGGCCACCAACGGCATTCCGGCGAACCGCAGCGTCTACCGCCTGGCGATGGACCAGGCCGATCCGCAGATCCTCTATGCCGCGTTGAACGAAACGCACAACGGCGATCCCGGCGGTCTGTATCAAACGACGGATGGCGGGGGCCAATGGAACCCGCTCCCGATTCCGTCGGGGATCCGGAGCGTGAACCACGTGGTGGTGCATGCGAACGGCGGCATCTATATCGCCTGTGGCGACTATAACGGATCAACCGGGGGCGGCTACGTCAGCCAGGATGGCGGGGCCTCCTGGCATTTGCTCTTCGACATGCCCTACCTGCGCCACTTCGTGCCTTCGATGGCCGATCCCGACATCATTGCGGTCACCGTGGAGAGGAACACCACCGTCGGGCAACGCAATCCCGGGCTCTATGTAACGATCGATGGCGGTGCCAATTGGCATAAAATCAACAACCGCCACGGGCAACCCGACGGTATCCGCAAGGTTGAACCCGATCCCTACGATCCCGACGTGCTCTGGATGGGCAATCATGGAACCGGCTTTTTCCGGGCGGACATTTCGCCGCTGAAAACCGGGGAGCCGATTCCGTTCTTCTGGGATTGGATGGAGGAAAACGGGCAGAAGGGCAGGTTGGCCGATGCGGATGCGGATGGCTTCGACGGCCCCGCCGAATTCGTGGCCGGCACCGATCCCGACGATGGCGGCAGCTATCTTCGGGCCGATCTGGCGGAGGGGAACCGCATTGCATTCGAGTCGGTCGAGGGCCGGCTCTACACCATCGAGGTTGCCGGCGACCTGCGGTCGGGGTGGTCGGTGCTGACCAACGGGGTTGCGGGCACCGGAGGCCCGTTGGAGTTCGTCGATGCCGGGATGGCGTCGAACCGCTTCTACCGTGTGCAGGTTGAACTGCCTTGA